The segment AATAACAGGGTTCTGGTCTGCGACTCATAGTCTGAATGTTACACTCACTGGTATTACTATACCCTACTCCGCTGCAGACACACACAATAGTTACTCACTTATGCAGATAACTGTACTGTTGCTGACCATTAGAAACAACCAGAGGAACCTCCCTTCTCTGCTCTACTCAACACTGTTTGGAAAATCTACACCTCAAGTACATTTCTAGCATCCTGCCTGAGCACCCTAGCCAGTTTGGAAATATTTTGGCACCTTGAGTTTGTCACAACGGGGCCTCCTCCACTATATCCCCTGCTTAGGTCTCATATTTTATCACTTTCTTAATGATTTGTCATGCCAgcactcccccttccttctcccttcCTGCCTGTACCCTTACTAACACTCTCTTCTTTCTCCctttcctccattcccctccttattACCTTTCATTTCCCCTCTTGTCACTTTTGCTGTCTCCCTATATCGCTTCTGTTTAGTGCAGCTCCCCTCAGGCCTTGTTTTACCTGCATTATTCTGTGTCTCTGTTATTTTCTTACTGGAACACCTAGAGATCCATTCTCCCAATGACAGCGGCTCCTTATTGGTTCCTTCTTTGCTTAATGCTGTACTATTGCtcttaatgtttttttttcttcaaaataaaataaaaaaaataatttacaaAAACATAACTACAATAAATGAAACAAGTCTTATTCTGACAGTCTCTTACAGTGTAACATTATCAATGATATACTAAAATGTTATTGTAACTCAAGTTATTGATCAACAATTGATTGGTCCATGTTATCTATAGGTAATTATTATGGCTACTATATAAGGTATATCTTTTCAGATGATTCACCCCCAACCGTTTTTGAGGAGAGGCTGCGGTCCGAGCGCCGAAGAGGTGCAATAACTCGTCAGAACACCCAGGAATATCTATCAAGAGGAGAAACATCCGCTCATCTACAGACACCTCAGAGGGAGCACAGACACCGAAGCCGCTCTCCTCTTCCTGCTCCTGAGACAGCACCAAGAGGAAGACCAAGTCCAGATCCTCTCCCTGGTCCAAGTCATCTACATCCAGCCTCTCAGCAGCCAGCGGAGAATGAGCAGAATGTCTCGGCCACTCTGCAAGAGGCCATCATGCAGAATATCGAAGCCTTGGTGGAAGCTAACGATGGGCAGAATCTCCAGGCCATGTTGGAAGAGAGCTTCAGACAGAACATGCCAGCATTGGTGGAGGAGATGAATAGGCAGAATCTCCAGTCCTTGACGGTGGATGTCAGCTATTTCCCATTTACCATTATTGCAGAGGATGAAGCAAGACAATCGTGTGTTATCTGTCTAATGGAGTACGAAGCTGGGGAACGAGTGTCTGTCCTGCCCTGCAGCCACAAGTATCATCCAAGCTGCATATCAGAGTGGTATGAAACAAATTCCAGCTGTCCCCTGTGCCGCAGTGAGTGTACCCCAAGGCGGATCCGGTGTCAGATCTCCTGAATACGGTAAGATGAAGATCTAAATCACCATCACCAACGGTTATCTGTGGAGAGTATACTACTGTATCACATGGTTACTCACATCGGGAATCACTTCCTATTGGAGCGCTGGACCCAGTGCCCATATAAATGGAATCGGATTGCCCTGGAGCTGCACAGATAGAGTGAGTGACATCTGTTTGTATTATAATTCATCACGGTGCAGCATTGGAATAGTTTATTCATTTTGCCAGCCTGATGTATTttattcagtggcaaacgcaggattttcatggggggggggggggggggtttctgtataatatctcctatatattagcccaagtctttgATTCTGTGCCtttccgtaacgctgggcggagtcacagtggtgggtggagttagcagctcctgccctgtatcAGCACACCACTAGGAGAacggagcagcagccacagaatccaCCCACCCTCCCCAGCCACCAGTGCATGGACGCCCCACAGAGCCAGGTAACCACggacaccccaatgccacccgcaccacacaccTCCAAACCCCCTCTCCACCAACTCCCACATCCAGCCATGAACGGCCCACCCACCCCCCATCCCAACGCCTGCATAACTCAccacactgcccagcctaaccccacACCCAGTGGCAGGGACACGCACCATGGCCGCACCGCACTGCACACCGCCCCTCCCGTCAGCCGCACCGCACACCGGCCCTCCCGTCAGTCGCACCGCATACCACCTCTCCCGTTAGCGCACACACCTACCCCGCCACGGCTGCAGCACACACCGGCGATAAACCCCCCCTCGCCGCACCATCTGTCACTTTGCAGGCGCGCCGCGGGCACAGTCCTGCAGCACGCCATCCACACCACGGCCGCACAGACCGCACCCGctctccccacaaccccagcacaaaCTGTCTCCCAACCGCAGACCACAATGAACCGCCGGGACCCGCTGCACTcacacatccccgtcacccgcacctgtctgtgtgcaGGCGACAGGGCTCTCGCCGCTCCAGCCCCCAGCCATCccgccccctatcagccatcacccccccctatcagccaacaccccatcaccccccctgtcagccatcacccccaccccctctcagccatcaccccatcacgccccctatcagccatcaccccccctcagCCATctaccccccctgtcagccatctacCCTCCCCCGTCAGCCATCTACCCCCCGTCAGCCATCtacccccccctgtcagccatctacCCCCCCTCAGCCGTCtacccccccatcagccatctaccccccgtcagccatcacccccacccccctatcagccattccaccccccctatcagccatcacacaCCCCCgtcacccatcacccccaccccgtCACCCATCACCCCCACCACCCTATCAGCCATccgcccccctatcagccatcatcccaccctgtcagccatcactccccccatcagccatcccgcccccccatcagccatcaccccatCATTTCTCCTCAGCCATCACCGCCCCGGTCACCCATCAACtccacccccctatcagccatcacccccccccttcAGCCATCTCCCCCCCcaccctttcagccatcaccccaccccccctttcagccatcaccccacccatcagccatcaccccccctatcagctATAACCCCATCCCCCAACTGTCaaccatcaccccccctgtcacccatcacccccaccccctatcagccatcacccccacccccctatcagccatcgctccccctatcagccatcaccctccctgtcagccatcacccccactcccctgtcagccatcacctcccctgtcagccatcacccccccaatCTGCCATCACCCCCCCCATCAGCCATCGTCGTcctccctgtcagccatcacccccccatcagccatcggCTCCCCCTATCAGCTATAACCCCATCACCCCCCGTGTTAGCCATCacccccctgtcacccatcacccccGCCCCCCTATCAGTCATCACCTCCCCTATCAGCCATCGGacccccctatcagccataaccccatcaccccccccctgcc is part of the Pseudophryne corroboree isolate aPseCor3 chromosome 11, aPseCor3.hap2, whole genome shotgun sequence genome and harbors:
- the LOC134969507 gene encoding RING finger protein 44-like translates to MSGRRELRRLLEDQRSWSRLGDHDDSPPTVFEERLRSERRRGAITRQNTQEYLSRGETSAHLQTPQREHRHRSRSPLPAPETAPRGRPSPDPLPGPSHLHPASQQPAENEQNVSATLQEAIMQNIEALVEANDGQNLQAMLEESFRQNMPALVEEMNRQNLQSLTVDVSYFPFTIIAEDEARQSCVICLMEYEAGERVSVLPCSHKYHPSCISEWYETNSSCPLCRSECTPRRIRCQIS